The stretch of DNA AAACTTTGAATAACCTAAACCATGCCTAATGATATACGATTTATTCTGTCTAACTGGATTTGGCGTTATACTCCAATACTCATTAGTTTCATTGTCCTTTATATAAATCACTTCACCCTGGGAATCCGAAACTGGGTCATTACTCCATGGTGTTATTTTGTTTTCACGACTATTCTTATACCATGAATAACCACCACCGGCTTCAGTTATTAGCGAGCCAAATTTTTCATTAGCTATTACATTAGACCAGGGTAGAGGAGTATTGGTATCGCCTTTTATTTTTATTACATATTCATTATTTTGTGTGTCAAAACCTCCAATTTCATTGAAAAATTCAAGATTTCCCAAAGGGATATCGTTATATGGTAAAGTATCTGAGATTATAGTTGGCTCAATTTTATAAGATTCTGTATAAACAGGAGTAGATTTAATTTGCTTAACAATAGAGCCCTTTTGGGAATGGATTATTAACCTTGCAACAGTATACAACAAATTCACATCTTCTACTGGCATTTCGTTAGCATTTAATATGAATACTCCGCCTGCTGAATTTACTTTATCGCTTGTTATACTTCTCATAACGGTGTCCAATATTAAATCACGTAAGGGCTGCAAATAAGAACCTTCATCTTGGTTTAGAATTACTAAATCAACTCGTATTCCTTTGTTTCTCCAATATTCATGTGCTTTAAGCATTGTTCTTACTTGGTCAATATCTTCAGATTTATCAATGGTAACTAAAACTACAGGCAAGTCACCCGAAATGCCGTATTGCCAAAGAGATTGCTGCCCCTTTGTGTTGTTTTTAAGTAAATCCTTATATCGTTGTTTTAAGGGACTTAAATAAATTATATGCGATAGCATGCTGTCAAAAGCTTCAACTTCATCAGGTTTTAGATTAAGGAATCTAAACTCCATTTTGCTTCTTATTCCTGCAAGTTCAAATGCCCTTTGAATATTAGATGTATCCGTATATTTCTTGCATAAATCATAAACCTCATCCTTGTTGGGCCCAACGCCAATAACATAAGTTATTGTAGCAGATTCACCTTTCTTTATTTCTAACCTGTTTCTTAAACTCATAATAGGGTCTAATACAGCGCCAACTGATTTAGATAGAGGATGCTTTAGAGCAATAGCATCTTTCAAACTTTTACCCCTACCAATAAATTTCAATCTATCTGTTTCATATTCTGTATCACCGATTTGGTTGCCTTGCAAAACAACTGAAGAAAATGCCCAGTAAGGAGTTCTTCCTTCTTCTCGTGGTCGTCTCGAAGCAAAAATTGCATTGTATTTATCATCAAATTCCGTTCTAACAAATAAATTGCTAAAGGTAGGATGTGCAATATCTGCCATGATATTGTTAAGCACTATTTCAAAATAGCTTGTAGTTTCAAGTAAAACATCGTCATTGCTAAAATTTGTAATAGTTACTTTTCTTATTTCACAATTATCCTCAGGTGATACACATATTTCAGTATGAACTTCAAGGTCATCTTCTTTGGTTAAATATTCAGCTTTATCTGGAGAATATTTAACTTTATAATATCTTGTTTTTTTACATACTGGTTCAAAAGTTGTAGAGAATATCTTGTCGCTGTTAAGATTTCTAATGAATATGAAGTTGCCATATAGCCTTTGAGTTACATCATCTCGCCATCGATTTATATAAATATCATTCAATTTGCTAAAGCATGAACCTCCATTTGTTAACATTAAAGTATAGTTTCCGTTTGAAAGAACATGGCAAACAGGAATGTCGCAATCAAATGCACCTAATTCTCTAACAACTATCTGTTCTTTGTATTCTTCACGCTTAAATGGTTTAACTGTTTCTTTATGTTCTTTTGTAATAATAACCCTTAGAGGAACTTTTTCCTGCAGTAAAAATTCACCGCATTTAATCACTGGGTCTGAATGAAAGTATTCAACAAGTATGTTTTTATTCAAGAAGTTATTAATAGATGCAAGAATCATACCTTGATGGTGCGCCATAAAGCTTTCTACTACAGCCGCGTTTTTATTTCTTGGAAGTCTATCGGGTGTGTAGTCTATGGCTTCATAAAGCCCATAAACTCCTTCTCCAATGTCATTCAATATTTTTTTGATATTTTTCATAGACTCCTTTGGACTAAAGGGTAGTGCAAGAATAGTCGAATACGGTGATACAACCATATCATTTATTAGCCCTCTCTTTAATCCAAGGTCGGGCACCCCGAATGCTTTATACTGATAGTTTAGTAAAAGGTCAAATGTATAGAAGCCAGATTCCGAAGTTCCCCATGGGACCTTTCTACTTTCCCCATAATTTATCTGAGCTTTTATAGCAGTATGATATGTTTCGCTTAATAGGGTATTATCAAATGTCTTCATTATTATAGGTGGCATAAAATATTCAAACATGGTTCCAGTCCATGAAACTAAGCTTCTATAGCCATTTATTTTAACAAGACTTCTACCAAGCTTAAACCAGTGAGTAGATGGAACTTCTCTTCTTGCAACAGCAAGGTAACTTGCAAGCCTACTTTCAGATGCAAGCAAATCATAATATGAATTGGTAAGTTTATTTTCTTCCACATTGAAACCAATTGAGAACAAGTCGCGCTTTTCATCATATAACAATGTAAAATCAGTATTATCTATTATTTTGTTTAAACGATTGATTATATCACAGGTTAAGTTTATAAGCTCAGAAACTTTATTATATGCTTTTTCAAATACATTAACTTCATTAGATAATTTTTCATTTAATACTTTTTCACAAACTGACAATAAATTGTTAAGAGATGGATTTTCTTTAATATTTGTTATTTGTTCGCTCAATTTTTCATCATCTGTATTCAATAGTATAAACGGCATTAAGGTTTCAATCTGATTTTTTATTTCAGCAGCATAATCGATGGTCTTTTTTGTCCACACAATTTTGCTTTGAGGGATTGATGATAGTTCAACACAAAGTTTATAAAGCAAATCATAATCCAGCTTTTCATAAGATAATAATTCGCTAATTCTATCGTTAAAATTATTATCAAGTTCAACAGTAAGATTAATAGTATCCCTTAAGCCCAAAACAGTCTCTTTAGAGAGCAAAGGTTTGCTCAATAAATCATTAATACCCTGCCTTAGAGTAATTAAATACCCTATAAAATTGCCATTGTCTACTGTTGAAATATAGTATGGTCTTAAAACCTCAAGAGTTCTTGTATCATACCAATTGAATAGATGGCCATTCCACTTTTTTAATTTTTCTAATGTAGTTAGTGTGTCATATATTTTATTCAAAAAACTTTCAAAGGATAAATAGCCAAGATTATATGCCGAAAGGCAACTCAAAAGATAAAACCCTATATTCGTAGGTGAAGTTCTATGTGCAACTTTTCTAACGGGACTTTGTTGATAATTATCCACAGGCAGGTAGTTATTATCCTTGCCGCTAAATTCTTCATAATACAGCCAGGTTTTTCTTGCAATGCGTCTTATTATTTCTACGTCTTCCTTTTCAATTTCAAAGGATTGAGTTTTAATAATGCTAATTGAATATGCTATATAGGGTGAAGAAAGCCACAAAATACAAACAATTAATGTTGAAAATATTAAACTATTAATTGCAAATGATGATACTAAACATATAACTGATAAAATTATCCCAGGATACATTCTGATAAAATAACTTTTCAAATCGTTCTTTAAAGTGCTTTCAACATCAGCTGCTGTAACCCATTCGAGAGTATTTTTATTGGATATATAAATTCTATAGAGAGTTTTAAAAATTGCGTGCGCCATCATATATGCCTGATAAGGAAGGAACGCAAAGTTCAATAGACTCTGATAAACTGTTGCTTTAAGTCCATATATCAGATTTCCATTTAACTTTTCTCTTGGAGAAATAATCCATTTCAAATTGATATAATCAAGCAATCCCAAAACAATAGGGAAAAACATTGAAGATATTACTATAAGGAATATAATTATATTACTTACAAACAGAATATTAAATAGTATCAATATAAAATACGAAATAGGTAAAATACTTCTTCTCAGATTATCAATTATTTTCCATTTTGAAATAAAGTTGAGTGGATTTTTTACAACTCTACCATTTGCATCCCTAATCTTAGATTTAAGCCAATGTATTGTTTGCCAATCGCCGCGAGTCCACCTGTGTAAACGCATCATGTATGAACTATATTTTTCGGGGTAGTTATCTATTAATTCTACATCTGTTACTAATCCTACCCTTAAGTAGCTACCTTCTATCAAATCATGACTTAAAAGAGTATTTTCCGGTATATCTTTTAAACTTTCTTTGAAAATATCAATATCGAATATGCCTTTTCCTGTAAAAATAGCTTCCTGAAAAACATCCTGATAAATATCAGATATTGCTTTAGAGTAGGGGTCAATGCCACCGTTGCCTGCAAATATTCTAGAAAACGTGCTCTTATTTGCACTTTCTATATTTATGCCTATACGGGGTTGGATTAAACCGTAACCTTTTTTGACAACTTTTGTTGATTCATCAAATACAGCTTTATTCAATGGATGGGAGATAGCTCCAATTAGTTTTTCAGCACTCCCTATAGGCATTATTGTATCGGCATCTACTGTCAATATATACTTTGCATTTTTGAGAACGGATATATCTGATGAAATCAATGTATATGTTGTTTCCTGACTGCCCCTGATAAGTTCAACAAACTCAAAAATTGCTCCTCTTTTTCTTTCCCATCCCATCCATTTATTTTGCCTTTGATTAAAAATTTTTTTTCTGTGAAAGTAGTAGAATATATTTTCATCACTTGAATATTTTTTGTTCAAACTGTTAACAAGCTCTAAACCTTTATCTATAATTTCTTTTTCGTTTCCAACTATTTCTTCCTTAGAGTCAACAAAGTCTCCTAAAACAGCAAAGTAAATATTTTTTCCTTTATTTGCATTATAGTTTATTTCTAATTGTCTAAAAATACTTTTTACTCTCTCAACATT from Caloramator mitchellensis encodes:
- a CDS encoding GH36-type glycosyl hydrolase domain-containing protein gives rise to the protein MLYVAIFFAALLLTLIIINKPVKKSKVYIEIKDAILSYDELIQHAKEIAKGHSISKNKRGISNIKPRLIDNYKYICDTYVKTNEKAKERKSLPSGSDWLLDNFYIVEETYKNVIRNINSDIYKELEVLDKGYYKNFPRIFILAIELISHTDGRIDRDILVNFLNSYQKIHPLSMNEIWALPLIISIALIEKLRFLCEKINATQYEWEKVESALRFDDYEKITEHLIKDLEEKKITSTYIEHLTESLKRNDYYYEPILDFIKSKLSDENISIDNAINIEHQEQSQHTISFGNSINSLRLIGSLDWNEIFEEVSAVDKILSNDAYFLKQDSETRDYYRHVVRKLSKRYKVSESKIAKTLILLSKEFGEDEKSSHIGYYLLDDGRNVLINKLTGKISSDKKKAKRLLYFSTIILFLLLSTSSFAYLVYFVSGKVTLSLVSFILILFPFSDISISIANWIFTHIFEATFLPKLEFKDGIPEEYKTIVIVPTVFPNVERVKSIFRQLEINYNANKGKNIYFAVLGDFVDSKEEIVGNEKEIIDKGLELVNSLNKKYSSDENIFYYFHRKKIFNQRQNKWMGWERKRGAIFEFVELIRGSQETTYTLISSDISVLKNAKYILTVDADTIMPIGSAEKLIGAISHPLNKAVFDESTKVVKKGYGLIQPRIGINIESANKSTFSRIFAGNGGIDPYSKAISDIYQDVFQEAIFTGKGIFDIDIFKESLKDIPENTLLSHDLIEGSYLRVGLVTDVELIDNYPEKYSSYMMRLHRWTRGDWQTIHWLKSKIRDANGRVVKNPLNFISKWKIIDNLRRSILPISYFILILFNILFVSNIIIFLIVISSMFFPIVLGLLDYINLKWIISPREKLNGNLIYGLKATVYQSLLNFAFLPYQAYMMAHAIFKTLYRIYISNKNTLEWVTAADVESTLKNDLKSYFIRMYPGIILSVICLVSSFAINSLIFSTLIVCILWLSSPYIAYSISIIKTQSFEIEKEDVEIIRRIARKTWLYYEEFSGKDNNYLPVDNYQQSPVRKVAHRTSPTNIGFYLLSCLSAYNLGYLSFESFLNKIYDTLTTLEKLKKWNGHLFNWYDTRTLEVLRPYYISTVDNGNFIGYLITLRQGINDLLSKPLLSKETVLGLRDTINLTVELDNNFNDRISELLSYEKLDYDLLYKLCVELSSIPQSKIVWTKKTIDYAAEIKNQIETLMPFILLNTDDEKLSEQITNIKENPSLNNLLSVCEKVLNEKLSNEVNVFEKAYNKVSELINLTCDIINRLNKIIDNTDFTLLYDEKRDLFSIGFNVEENKLTNSYYDLLASESRLASYLAVARREVPSTHWFKLGRSLVKINGYRSLVSWTGTMFEYFMPPIIMKTFDNTLLSETYHTAIKAQINYGESRKVPWGTSESGFYTFDLLLNYQYKAFGVPDLGLKRGLINDMVVSPYSTILALPFSPKESMKNIKKILNDIGEGVYGLYEAIDYTPDRLPRNKNAAVVESFMAHHQGMILASINNFLNKNILVEYFHSDPVIKCGEFLLQEKVPLRVIITKEHKETVKPFKREEYKEQIVVRELGAFDCDIPVCHVLSNGNYTLMLTNGGSCFSKLNDIYINRWRDDVTQRLYGNFIFIRNLNSDKIFSTTFEPVCKKTRYYKVKYSPDKAEYLTKEDDLEVHTEICVSPEDNCEIRKVTITNFSNDDVLLETTSYFEIVLNNIMADIAHPTFSNLFVRTEFDDKYNAIFASRRPREEGRTPYWAFSSVVLQGNQIGDTEYETDRLKFIGRGKSLKDAIALKHPLSKSVGAVLDPIMSLRNRLEIKKGESATITYVIGVGPNKDEVYDLCKKYTDTSNIQRAFELAGIRSKMEFRFLNLKPDEVEAFDSMLSHIIYLSPLKQRYKDLLKNNTKGQQSLWQYGISGDLPVVLVTIDKSEDIDQVRTMLKAHEYWRNKGIRVDLVILNQDEGSYLQPLRDLILDTVMRSITSDKVNSAGGVFILNANEMPVEDVNLLYTVARLIIHSQKGSIVKQIKSTPVYTESYKIEPTIISDTLPYNDIPLGNLEFFNEIGGFDTQNNEYVIKIKGDTNTPLPWSNVIANEKFGSLITEAGGGYSWYKNSRENKITPWSNDPVSDSQGEVIYIKDNETNEYWSITPNPVRQNKSYIIRHGLGYSKFIQENHYLYQELISFVPVEDTLKINLIKIKNTANVDRKISLYYYIRPVLGVSENSSQQFILTDVLPLTGTIIFKNTYNTDFPGTVSFVDTSEIKDSFTCDRMEFIGPYKDLRMPYGIMKDELSNNFGAGYDPCVAIKISVDVKSQEEKEIVFLLGAADKYEDVTLLVNKYKSITKCVEELNKVKTHWNSLVNVLQVKTPDRSMDIMLNSWLIYQTLSCRLLARSAFYQSGGAYGFRDQLQDVLSLINISPKIAREQIILHSKHQFVEGDVLHWWHNTANTKGIRTKFSDDLLWLPFVVIEYIYKTGDYSILDVKTKFLEGEPLRENEDEKYGVPVKSEEKASIYEHCIRAIERSLNYGEHGIPLMGSGDWNDGMNTVGNKGKGESVWLGWFIFAILKKFIPLCKLKYDYHRAERYEDAINNILKSIEENAWDGEWYRRAYFDDGTPLGSSLNTECKIDSLAQTWGLISGAADYNRALIAMKSLENYLINREAGIIMLFTPPFDKSDLHPGYIKGYVPGVRENGGQYTHAATWVIYAYAILGDGDKAWELFNMINPINHSRTHFEVAKYKVEPYVMAADVYAVEPHVGRGGWTWYTGSSSWMYKVGIEEILGFKKSGDKLMIDPCIPKHWQEYEMTYRYMDTTYKIRVFNTDGKNKGVSKTILDGNLLEKNIIPLVNDVVEHVVEVVL